The genomic segment GAAATGAAAACGGTCAGTTTGTAGTGAAGTTGCCCTTCAAATATTCTACCGATTTATTGGGAGATtcaaaagaaatagcaaaaaaacgATTCATATCACTCGAAAACCGATTTAAAACTCATCCTCAATTTTATCaattatacaaaaattttatacATGAATATATCGATTTAGGTCACATGACCAGGGTAGAACATGGTCACTGAACAAACTTATTTTTTTCCCCACCATGGCATATACAAGCCTAGTAGTCTGACTACTCAACTTAGAGTGGTCTTCGATGGATCACGTCCAAGTAGTTCTGGATGGTCTCTCAATGAGTTACAATATGTTGGACCAAAGGTGCAAAATAACatatttgacattttaattaGATTCCGACTATACAAGTATGTTGTGTCTGCTGACGTTAGTAAAATGTATAGGCAGATCCTTATACATGATGCACACAAGCCCCTTCAACAGATCCTGTGGAGGGACAACCCAGCAGATGAATTTTCAATTTACCAATTAAGCACCGTTACGTACGGTTGTACTAGTTCGCTATacttagcaataaaatgcataaaTCGATTAGCAATTGATCACTGTAATACATTACCGATCAAACATAAACTTTCAAATCTTACTCCATTTTAGATGAAAATCATGAATTACGAGTAGGGGATCGACTTAGATTATCTGGATTAGACTTTAACTCTAAACaccctatattaatttcatctaatCATCCTTTCACTAAGTTGCTATTTGAACATAAACATAAAGTCCTATTACATGCAGGTCCTCAACTCCTTCTCTCATCAATTCGACAATATTATTGGACAATTCGGGGGAGAGACCTTGCAAGAAAAACGGTAAGAAATTGTCttacttgttttaaatttaaacctacatttGCCAGTTGTCCAATGGCCAGTTTGCCCGAAGCTCGCACAACCCCATCACTGCCATTTCAGCACTGTGGCATAGATTTTGCAGGACCATTTTTACTAAACAATAAATCGGGTAGGCGAGCCAAAGAAATAAAAGGTTACGTTTGTGTTTTTGTATGCTTTTGTACAAAAGCAATTCATCTTAAACTCATTACAAATCTCACAACAGACTGTTTCGTATCCTGCTTGAAGCGTTTCATAGCTCGACGAGGTATCCCCAATAACATTTATTCAGATAATGGATCCACTTTCGTTGGAGCTCGCAATGAACTTAAACAATTTGgtcaatttcttttaaaaaataatacttatattCACAATTACGCTATTGATCATAATATAAATTGGCATTTCATTCCACCGTATCCGCCTAATTTTGGCGGTCTTTGGGAGGCGGCAGTTAAAAGCATGAAACACTATTTAAAGAGGGTGTTACTCGACAAAAAACTTATCTACGAAGATTTTAATTCTCTGCTAATTCAGATCGAGGGAGTCTTAAATTCTAGACCTATGTTTGCACTCTCTAATGACCCAACTGACCTATCGCCACTTACTCCATCCCATTTCCTGACTGGCCGTCCTATTACAACCATTCCCGACACTGACTTAAGCACAATTCCAATAGGCAGGCTCTCCAACTACAAAACGATTCGTCATATGTATCAACAATTTTGGAATCGTTATGTGAAAGAATACGTTTCGCAACTGCAACAGCAATACAAATGGAAAGAATCTTCGTCCCATTTGAAGATTGGAACTTTAGTGTTAATTCGCAGTTATCAACAACCACCATGTAGATGGCCTTTGGGACGTATTATTAACTTGCATTCCGGTAAAGATAAACTTTCAAGAGTGgcagaggtaaaaacaaacaataagacAGTTATTCGCTCTGTTCGTCATTTGTGTCCGTTGCCAATGCAGCAAGAGACTGTTAGtgagaatattaatacataagactttatttaaatttataatctattttgaAGGTACCCTTCAACGGGggagtttgtttaaaattgtttcaaaatattttatcctattgttttaaaatatttctattctatgtaCCCATATGTAAATTCTTAGCCCTAAGTTTTAATTTGCCTAGCCGGCTGGCAACCCTGCCAGCTCTAGGCAAAGTCGTTACAATTTTATAAGAGTAGTATGTTTCCATATGTTGCCATAAGAGCAGACAATAAAGAACGTGTCAAGAGATttcattttataagttatttcttCACCCTATCGACCAACTATGTAACACCACGATTAACCAGCGACCACTCAATTTAATTCAACAAtttaaacatacaattttttggtccttcgagccggattcgGTGGTAAAtcgtaacaatttcaattttaaatcatCAATTTGTTAAAAGTAAAGCAACAGTTTCTATTAGTGCATCTGTGCCTTTCAACCCATCAGAGAACGGGACAGCGAGTCAAAAGAACGTTGACAAACACGAAGCGGTGTTCCTGTGGCCAATTTGCTGAGCGATTGCAGACGCGCATCCCCGAAAAGCTGTAAGTCTGTTCCACTTATGTACCATCTTAAGATAAATCCTACCCTTATCTTTATCGCAGTGCTATTTATAGATTCTCACTCAATTCTCACTCAATTTAATTCAACAATTTAAACACATGTCCATAAATGTTATTATTTCATGCAACTAAATTTAAATCAGTGAATTTCATATTGGCTCAAATCACCTCATTTGTACTACTTAAAAATCAACCCTAGATTTCTTACCCGTGTACCAGCCGATATGTACGgcgctacaaaaaaaaataatctaaataacgatccgaaattatgtgtatgaatgccgtactgtATCAAAAATTGCCGAAAATGGggtcaaaattttccgaaaatcaaaCATTGTCTCTGatactggtaccaatatttttgtacatcattaggtcgcaggtcattatttttttattacctacctaagttataaatgctTTACAAATATGTTTGATCAAAATGCCCCTCCCTTGAATGGTAAGTTTGCCTGACCTGTGTAGTCACCTGTACCGATAAGAATTagcggcatagtttctaaagttgttacaattacatattgtagtattgatttatatgtgattcatgctgggtcaaatgaccccttAAATATGTCCCATGGGCTTTTAGTATAATATGCATAGTCAAAACAGGAAATCAGTGACGCTATATGCTTGCAACGTTGCTTGTCCTGGACATTAAATTAATAAGCGAAATGAAGCCAAAACATCTAAGAGGACTACAAAAGATCAAATGGTGGATATTAAAAGGTAAAAAGGAATTTGTATTCAGGATAGGAATAGAACAAaaattgatttttgataaaataaaggcagatatcgagcacagttttattaattaaatcttgcccaagtactttcgctcactagagcatcttcaggggcatctgaaataagccaagaagtgtttttttttaatgaagaaattgattaacctcgataaaaacTAGAAGTTAAtaagtttatgtttaattttatgtttatgacattctgggattgttggatagcccaaaattgacgaagtaagtttaaaacgttaatcacaaaaaaactttatcatccattaacttcgagtttttatcgaggttaatcagtttcttcatttaaaaaacgtttcttggcttatttcagatgcccctgaagatgctctagtaAGCGAAAATAcctgggcaagatttaattaataaaactgtgctcgatatctgcctttattttatcaaagttcatttattcgagcattcaaccttatatcaaaaaattgatttagttattatttgtttctgttttttacaCTATTTTAACGGTTTTTCATTGGTAGTTTAATAAAGTGTAAGTgatttaaattactttaattaattataaaatgcCACATCAAATTTTAATGCAGTCTAAGAAGATGCAAACAAACAGCACCGGGAAAATAAGCACGGGCGTTTTTCAAGTAAAGATTAAGAGATTTAAGAAATAATGATTTACACTTACCACATTCAACAATTCCAACGATTGCATCTAGGGGATAAAATCTCTCGGTTACAATTTGCTAGGTGGATTGTGAATAATAAACAAAGCTCAATTTACGAGGGATCGAATAAATAACCCGCGCAACTCACACATTTCTGCTtttttgtgtgccgtgcttgttttCAAGTGTTGGTTATCGTCGTAttaacaagctgatgaaatgtttTTCGGTAGCTAGATGAAACAATTCCTCGGCCGTTTGCCTCTTTTCTTCTGACCTAGCGTTATTCTTCGATTTGGCCCTGAATTATCAagcggagtaagcgatatttaggtcctcccATTATATGACCGAAGGATTGGACCTtcctcattttgatgatgttgattaATTCTCAATCTTTGTGCATGATCTCTAGCacacgttcgttagatatgtgtgttGTCTACAAGGTTCttgcatgcgacggtaacaccacaaCTCGAACGCTcctaatttgttaatattttttatttttgttgtccaggtttcacgtCCATAGAACAAagcggaccagacgtagcacttcaatactcttagacgtgtggtcaatgacagacttctactgcacaaTACAAAACAAATGAAATGACTTTTATgttttttgtacacacttataacaaatcaaagaattaaaaaaaaaagtatttttgaagtattacacactttttcttttcttttacatTCTTTGACAATATAGAACtccaattaataaaactttttcgTGCAAGTTCTATTCTGGACGAAATTTCCCCGTCCCTTTCAACAACTTCGCGACGATTATTTAACGGTATCTCAAAAAAAaagttcagtgtaggcattaaacaacaccAGTGACATCTGACTTTTTccaaatgtgcctatcttctagagatgttggcgaccacattgacccatcttattttattcacagtagctcgaaatagatcagttgacgttagaccagtccatttcctaagattgccttgtagaatcaactgtagaagtcggtatttattattacgcatgatgtggccgaagtaagccaattttctgttttttattgtgttaatagtttctttgtcttttcttagcctctggagaatagttatgttacttgtgtaatgtatatatgagaccctcaacatacgtcggtagcaccacatttcaaatgcctctataATAATAGTTTTATGACATCTTCTGTagggctccagctttctactccatagaggagaaCACTAAAGATTTAACATCTAAGAATTTTTATGCGTATATTGaaacttaaagataagttgcagataaTTTTCCTAAagctgttgaaagagcttctggctttttcaatacgagtttttatttcgtagctgtgatcccaagtatccttaatattgcagctcaaatagcatattttttctacTCTTTATAACGGTGTaccgcctattgtaatttgggcatttatgttggtgttcttactaatataataatcaatatttttgtcttattacaatttaattttaggccgtatttgttacatgcttctacaacgttatcaatcatcctttggagcccctgcgcactatctgccagcaacactgtatcgtctgcatatctaatattgtttataagttggccatttacagcaatcccatcttctgattcgtccaagacctctctaaagatgttttcagagtatatgttaaataatgccggtgacaatatgcaaccctgtctaactccttttttgaCTGTGAAGATCttggacagttcattttctaatcgtactgttgcttcttgttggagatataagtttaagatcagtcttatatccttaccatcgagtcctgatgtttttaggatatcgattagttttccatgtgggactttatcaaatgccttctggaaatcaatgaaacatgcatacacatagcagttgacatccctggctctctgtattagaacttgcaaactaacaagtgcttccctcgttccgagtcctgctctgaatccaaattgaacctcactcaggtgttcttctaatttggtgtatatacgcgagtgaatgatagtaaggagtactttcagtacatggctcatcaaactaattaatatattttcttcacattttctagcgtttggtttttttttaggaagtggaatgaatattgatagtagccagtcttttggtaagtaaccagtctcgtagatgttgttgaatagtttcgtaagagctgtgatttggtgtacctctaatagtttcaaaatttcaccatgcacctcatcaggtcctggcgatctcccatctttaatccgcttaatggccatagttacttcttcgtttattatttctgggccgtagggattgtttatttcagtcggacttcgtgctgcatcttcgaataattcttgcatacATTCTTTCCATTTCCATCTGGCCAAAAtctggccttcaatgtctacaTTTATGAatgtattgcgttgttttctggtattctgtacctctttaatttttttgtgtctGTGTCTTTGTGTTAATGTCTTTAAAGTCTTCTtggatgtaatttaaaaaatgtattcgttACAGCCATATCCGTCTCTTGACAGAATTGGATTAGGtctttctcctctttcgtttctaaTGCCAAGACCATATGACCCCACGACATTCTCGACTGTACCTTGACCTATTTTGCCATTGGAATCGCCCATGATAATAGTAATTTCATGTTTTTTGGTCAGTTTTAGAGAGTCTTCTAGAGTCTGAtagaaattttcaatttcttcttcagTGGATTCTGATGTCGCTGCGTAGACCTGAATGATAATTATATTAGACGGACTTGAGTTAATTTTCAATAGCACAACTCAGTCTGATATAGGCGTAAATCCCATTAGTGCTTTAGCTATTTCTCTTTTTACTATTATCGCTACGCCATTTCTGTTTCTTGTTGTGTTGTCTCTAGAATAATAGATATGGAATTCAGCTATAATTCTTATTCCAGAATTTGGCCATCGAACTTCACTGCATCCTAAAATATCTATGTTCAGGCGAGTCATTTTTTGAATAGTATTTGCTGCTTTGCCTGCTTGGTACATGATTCGAATGTTGCACGTACCGATCCTTTTAACTTTTGGGACATTATTGGCTGAccgggggattcttagcaccctctcccTACTTAAGGGGTGCCCGGGACTGGGGACCGTTTGTTTTGGATTTTCAGCCATTGTAGTGTCCTGGGGATATCCTTACGGATCTTTAATGCGGTAGTCATATCGTGGCTTTTCACATCTCAATGCCCAATGACTAATTTAGCTCTTCCGCCTTTGGAATCAATTTCTCAGCTCCAGGGCAATGAAGTGCCCTACCACATGTCAGTTCATCCACCCGTAGCTGTTGACCAACAAATGGGGGATTACTTTTACCAGTAATCGTTCGGTCACTTCGCAGTATCACAACCGATTAAATCATAATTACCGCCTTTGATTATTCAGTATCAGACCGGTAAGGAGATTTTTCTCTACCGCTCCGATCCTGTAATGACATAGCTGCTGCCCTTTGCCATgctctcagttgatccgcgggtgtttatttcttcttctttcagtgcctattcgttccgaatattggcaatcattctggctataattattttattgactgatgctttaaatagattcgttgttgttgtggagaaccatttcctcaggttcttcaaccatgatattctccttctcccaattcctcgctttccgaatactttaccctgtaggattaccttcagtaatctgtatttagtgctgtttctcattatatgtccgagatattccaactttctccttttaatggtatacatcacctctctttctttgcccactcttcgtaatacggtctcgttggttatcttgtctgtccatgatatccttagaattcgcctgtatagccacatctcgaaggcttcaagttttttctccattgcttcagttagtgtccaggattcaactccgtaatacaatattgagaagatataacatcgtaggaaccttacttttatctccagattaagattgtggcttttaaagagtttggccatgttattgaatgcactcctagccttctctattctacattttatttcctgtgagtgatcccattgttcatttactgttattccaagatagttatactgttttactcggtccactggtgtattattgataagtagttgagcgtctctaactttatttttgctgatgatcataaatttagtttttgttatatttacttgaagtccaaatctttcacttacttcatttactttgtttatcagttgctgtaaactgttcaaactgtctgcaaaaataacggtgtcgtctgcataacggatgttgtttaggcgttctccatttagaagtattccatgttcgcatttttccaaggcttcactaaatatttcctctgaatatagattaaataatataggtgaaagtatacaaccttgtctaacgccgGTGTTTATTTGGCAAAGCCTTATTCACGCCTGTCCCACATATCTGTAGGgcgttccctatcagccattgggacgcgccgtgttgaGGTTGAGAACTATCTCCCTCCGAGTGTGTTTTCCAAGAAGTACTGAAGGGCCTCTACTCAATTCAGAACCCCTCCTTCTTGAAAACTACACCGAcatctgacaccacgcttaatataAACAAGCTGAATCTTATTAATACGAGCGGTCTGATTGTAATAAAGATTTTTTAGTAATCTAATGGCATACGTGTCCAGACTAACTGAGTCTAAGCATTAAAATAGTAATGTATATGGTACTCTATCAACCGCggagtattcgcatgcaaaaaagagcttcCCGAGTACCCATACCGAaaaaccaaactgctcatcaaCTGTTATTACCTTATAAAGTttatgcaatattttcataaaaatttttaccgtgtgactcattaaactgataagtcgagAGTCGCTACACTATATGCAGTTATAAATATTgattctaaccagttgtctggtaatttgcCGCTGGTGTATATCTTGTTGAAGAATCGGTGATAATCGCAATACTCTTATTATCTAATAGTTGTATCAATTCTGAAGGCATTTCGTCTGGACCAGAAGGCTTCATTTGTTTCGCTTGGTCGATGGCGTTCTTAACTTCTGAGGTTAGAATCGGTGGACCTGTACCTTGGTTAgatgttatttcttggtagattctttggtcatctttaaataattctattatgtaattttcccattcGGAATAGCGCTTTTTAGTATCACTTAAAATTCGACCACCAAAatcttgtaatatattttgcctGTAAGATCTGCTTTTGTCTGTtacttcttttagttttttaagcAAAAGGAAGCTGTCATGTCGTTGCCCCAGTTTCTTAATTTCTAAACAGGATTCTTGTATCCATCGCTATTGTTCTACTTAAATTATTTTTCGAACTTCTTTatgtatttcattgtatttttctctgtttATGGATTTGTACTCCCTCCGAACGTtcattagatctaagatgtctTGTACCATCCAGTAATTTTTAACTCTTCGTCGTCTTAGAAGATTTTCTTGTGATGCAGTGATTATTGCCGT from the Diabrotica undecimpunctata isolate CICGRU chromosome 1, icDiaUnde3, whole genome shotgun sequence genome contains:
- the LOC140434217 gene encoding uncharacterized protein codes for the protein MASLPEARTTPSLPFQHCGIDFAGPFLLNNKSGRRAKEIKGYVCVFVCFCTKAIHLKLITNLTTDCFVSCLKRFIARRGIPNNIYSDNGSTFVGARNELKQFGQFLLKNNTYIHNYAIDHNINWHFIPPYPPNFGGLWEAAVKSMKHYLKRVLLDKKLIYEDFNSLLIQIEGVLNSRPMFALSNDPTDLSPLTPSHFLTGRPITTIPDTDLSTIPIGRLSNYKTIRHMYQQFWNRYVKEYVSQLQQQYKWKESSSHLKIGTLVLIRSYQQPPCRWPLGRIINLHSGKDKLSRVAEVKTNNKTVIRSVRHLCPLPMQQETVSENINT